The following proteins come from a genomic window of Terribacillus aidingensis:
- a CDS encoding SDR family oxidoreductase produces the protein MEPKDMMNGSTSAHQQDRQPGIEAKMDPLPHQPLDYKGVGRLEGKAALITGGDSGIGRAVAILYAKEGADVAISYLDETEDAEETKRLVEAEGKRCLLLPGDIKDEEHCISLVEKTVEEFGKINILVNNAAIQYVREDVLEISSEQFEEVFRVNFFSQFYLTKAAVRHMKAGDSIISTSSINAYRGNPMFMDYSATKGAITAWTRSIAQSLIKRGIRANSVAPGPVWTPLIPATIGEDKIEQFGQDSLMGRPGQPSEHAWPYVMLASDEASYMTGQAIHINGGSYTSS, from the coding sequence ATGGAACCGAAAGATATGATGAATGGCTCAACTAGTGCGCACCAGCAGGATCGCCAGCCGGGCATTGAAGCAAAAATGGATCCACTGCCGCATCAGCCGCTAGATTACAAAGGTGTAGGAAGATTGGAAGGAAAAGCAGCTCTTATCACAGGCGGTGATTCCGGTATCGGCCGTGCAGTTGCTATCCTATATGCAAAAGAAGGTGCGGATGTCGCAATTAGCTACCTTGATGAAACGGAAGATGCTGAAGAGACGAAACGTCTTGTGGAAGCAGAAGGTAAGCGCTGCTTGCTGCTGCCAGGGGACATCAAGGATGAGGAGCATTGTATCAGCTTAGTCGAAAAGACAGTTGAGGAATTCGGCAAGATCAATATTCTAGTGAACAACGCAGCTATTCAGTATGTGCGGGAGGATGTGCTTGAGATTTCCTCAGAACAATTTGAGGAAGTATTCCGTGTTAACTTCTTCTCCCAATTCTATTTGACGAAAGCAGCTGTGCGTCATATGAAAGCAGGAGACTCCATCATCAGTACGTCTTCCATCAATGCTTACCGAGGCAACCCGATGTTCATGGACTATTCAGCGACAAAAGGTGCTATCACAGCTTGGACGCGCAGTATCGCCCAAAGCCTTATCAAGAGAGGAATTCGTGCTAACTCTGTAGCACCTGGTCCAGTATGGACACCGCTCATCCCGGCTACTATCGGGGAAGATAAAATTGAGCAGTTCGGACAAGACAGCCTGATGGGACGCCCAGGGCAGCCTTCCGAGCATGCGTGGCCGTATGTAATGCTTGCATCTGATGAAGCTTCTTATATGACTGGTCAAGCAATCCACATCAATGGAGGATCTTATACATCTTCCTGA
- the gudD gene encoding glucarate dehydratase translates to MNQVSENIKAEKSNHVPAVTEMQVIPVAGRDSMLLNLSGAHGPYFTRNIVILKDNSGAVGVGEVPGGEKIRQTLEQAKAFVIGESIASYQAILNQVRQQFAHQDAGGRGEQTFDLRTTIHAVTALEAALLDLLGKFLQVPAAALLGEGQQRSEVDVLGYLFYVGDRGQTDLAYKSEPDAKSDWFRLRNEEALTPEAIARLAEATYEKYGFRDFKLKGGVLAGEEEIQAIEALAKRFPDARITLDPNGAWSLDEAIRLCKGKHDILAYAEDPCGAENGYSSREIMAEFRRATGLPTATNMIATDWRQMGHAIQSQAVDIPLADPHFWTMQGSVRVAQMCHEWGLTWGSHSNNHFDISLAMFTHVAAAAPGTITAIDTHWIWQDGQRLTKEPYEIIEGKLAVPDKPGLGIEIDMEQVEEAHKLYKSMGLGARNDAAAMQYLIRDWKFDNKKPCLVR, encoded by the coding sequence ATGAACCAAGTGTCAGAGAATATAAAAGCAGAGAAATCAAATCACGTGCCAGCTGTTACAGAGATGCAAGTGATTCCGGTGGCTGGCCGGGATAGTATGCTGCTTAATTTGAGCGGTGCACACGGCCCATATTTCACACGTAACATCGTTATTCTCAAAGATAATTCTGGTGCTGTTGGTGTTGGGGAGGTACCGGGCGGAGAGAAGATCAGACAGACGCTTGAACAAGCGAAAGCCTTTGTAATTGGAGAGTCAATCGCCTCTTATCAAGCAATCCTCAATCAAGTAAGACAGCAATTCGCTCATCAAGATGCAGGAGGCCGTGGTGAACAAACTTTTGATTTACGCACAACAATCCATGCAGTTACAGCGTTGGAGGCGGCACTCCTCGACTTGCTCGGCAAGTTCCTGCAAGTTCCAGCCGCTGCGCTTCTAGGCGAAGGGCAGCAGCGCAGCGAAGTGGATGTGCTTGGGTATTTGTTCTACGTCGGCGATCGCGGACAGACAGATCTTGCGTACAAGAGTGAGCCTGATGCAAAATCGGATTGGTTCCGTTTACGTAATGAAGAAGCATTGACACCAGAAGCCATCGCACGTCTGGCAGAGGCAACATATGAAAAGTATGGTTTCCGAGATTTCAAGCTAAAGGGCGGCGTACTGGCTGGTGAAGAGGAAATACAAGCAATTGAGGCATTAGCCAAACGATTCCCGGATGCCCGGATAACACTTGATCCGAATGGAGCATGGTCTCTGGATGAGGCAATTCGTCTCTGTAAAGGCAAGCATGATATCCTGGCGTATGCAGAGGATCCTTGCGGGGCTGAGAACGGCTATTCCTCACGTGAGATTATGGCGGAATTCCGCAGAGCTACGGGACTGCCGACTGCCACGAATATGATTGCAACTGATTGGCGTCAGATGGGGCATGCTATCCAGTCGCAGGCAGTAGACATTCCGCTTGCCGATCCGCATTTCTGGACGATGCAGGGCTCTGTAAGGGTCGCACAGATGTGCCATGAGTGGGGACTTACCTGGGGATCGCATTCCAATAATCATTTTGACATATCTTTGGCTATGTTCACACATGTAGCGGCAGCTGCACCTGGGACTATCACAGCTATCGATACACATTGGATCTGGCAGGATGGACAGCGATTGACAAAAGAGCCTTATGAGATTATTGAAGGAAAGCTAGCGGTACCCGATAAGCCTGGTCTGGGAATCGAGATTGACATGGAGCAGGTAGAAGAAGCCCATAAGCTGTATAAATCGATGGGACTTGGTGCCCGGAATGACGCTGCAGCCATGCAATATTTGATTCGGGATTGGAAATTCGATAACAAGAAGCCTTGTCTTGTTCGATGA
- the gucD gene encoding alpha-ketoglutaric semialdehyde dehydrogenase GucD — MATNVTTNVYRNFINGEWQESESAEQITVINPADTSNPVGQIQSSTTVDLESAVEAADAARKEWRSLSGAARGEFLYRAAAILEDRTEEIAETATKEMGKTLPEARGETQRGIAILKYYAAEGMRKTGDVIPSTDPGAFMYTTRVPLGVVGVIAPWNFPVAIPIWKMAPALIYGNTIVFKPASETAITAIKIIECFEAAGFPKGVINLVTGAGSVIGKGLAEHPKVNGITFTGSNNVGKGIGLTALERGAKYQLEMGGKNPVIVAADADIEQAVDATISGAFRSTGQKCTATSRVIVEEPIYEAFRDRLIEKTKEITIGNSLEQDVWLGPIASKAQLENCLHYIQKGMEEGAKLILGGEQLTDGDYGKGFYVQPTIFEDVTNDMVIAQEEIFGPVIALIKVDSEEKAIDVANDVKFGLSASIFTKNIGRFLQFVEDMEAGLVRVNAESAGVELQAPFGGMKQSSSHSREQGEAAKEFFTSIKTVFVKG; from the coding sequence ATGGCTACAAATGTAACAACGAATGTATACCGTAACTTTATCAATGGAGAATGGCAGGAATCAGAATCAGCAGAACAGATCACGGTCATTAATCCAGCAGATACCAGCAACCCTGTTGGTCAGATCCAGAGCTCTACAACCGTCGATTTGGAATCGGCAGTTGAAGCAGCGGATGCAGCACGGAAGGAATGGCGAAGCTTATCCGGTGCTGCCAGAGGAGAGTTCCTTTATCGAGCTGCAGCTATCCTGGAGGACCGTACCGAAGAGATTGCCGAAACGGCCACAAAAGAGATGGGAAAAACATTGCCGGAAGCTCGCGGTGAAACGCAGCGCGGTATTGCCATCCTGAAGTATTATGCAGCGGAGGGGATGCGGAAAACAGGTGATGTTATTCCATCGACTGATCCTGGAGCCTTCATGTATACAACGCGAGTTCCTTTAGGAGTTGTCGGTGTCATTGCTCCGTGGAACTTCCCTGTTGCAATTCCTATTTGGAAAATGGCACCTGCGCTTATTTACGGCAATACAATCGTGTTTAAGCCGGCTTCTGAAACTGCTATTACAGCAATCAAAATAATCGAGTGCTTTGAAGCGGCAGGTTTTCCAAAAGGCGTCATCAATCTGGTTACTGGTGCTGGTTCTGTCATCGGGAAAGGGTTGGCCGAGCATCCGAAGGTAAATGGTATTACCTTCACGGGATCCAATAATGTCGGAAAAGGCATTGGTTTGACGGCATTGGAGAGAGGAGCAAAGTATCAGCTGGAGATGGGCGGGAAAAATCCGGTCATTGTAGCTGCTGATGCAGATATCGAACAGGCAGTGGATGCAACAATCAGCGGTGCATTCCGTTCCACGGGTCAAAAGTGTACTGCTACAAGCAGAGTCATTGTAGAAGAGCCGATATATGAAGCATTCCGGGATAGACTGATTGAAAAGACGAAGGAAATCACGATTGGCAACAGTCTCGAGCAGGACGTGTGGCTTGGTCCGATAGCAAGTAAAGCGCAGCTGGAAAACTGCCTTCACTATATCCAAAAAGGTATGGAAGAAGGAGCTAAGCTTATCCTAGGTGGTGAGCAGCTGACAGATGGAGATTATGGTAAAGGCTTTTACGTCCAGCCGACTATCTTTGAGGATGTAACCAATGACATGGTGATTGCTCAAGAGGAGATTTTTGGTCCTGTCATCGCTTTGATCAAGGTGGATTCGGAGGAAAAAGCAATAGATGTGGCGAATGATGTGAAATTCGGGTTAAGTGCATCCATCTTCACGAAGAACATTGGGCGATTCCTGCAGTTCGTGGAAGATATGGAAGCAGGACTTGTCCGTGTCAATGCAGAAAGCGCCGGTGTAGAGCTGCAGGCTCCATTCGGCGGAATGAAGCAGTCAAGCTCTCACTCAAGAGAGCAGGGAGAAGCTGCCAAAGAATTCTTTACGAGCATCAAGACTGTATTTGTCAAAGGATAG
- a CDS encoding MFS transporter, with the protein MKKSTYIWLGIALFAAALNLRPAINSISPLIEIIQSELHMNASSASLLTSIPVLCMGIFSPVAAKLANRFSLEYVIGWSLAVIGIGTIIRLFTHTSFFLLLTAFLAGIGIAAASPLLSGFIKKYFPNSSAFMISIYTAALAVGAGMASGGAAPIQHIVDSWQVSLAAWSLLALVAIIIWVLVVLPQKKKDRAIQTFGGAEKLPWNQWNAWLLTFSFGGMSFIFYSLTAWLPPIVENMGYSKIYAANLLVIFMLLQVPANLAIPYLLKKIPSRLFWLVTAALFELIGFGMISLSFLPWLAACFIGLGAGGLFAMNLLLPIDVTTTHQAAASWSAMVQSVGYILGSFGPVILGAVNDMTGSFSYSIFVLIAVNLLMIVMQVLSVKRNFKQEKVASRPKIG; encoded by the coding sequence ATGAAGAAATCAACGTATATCTGGTTAGGCATCGCTTTATTCGCAGCAGCACTGAATTTACGCCCGGCAATCAACTCCATTTCACCGCTTATTGAAATCATTCAATCGGAATTACATATGAATGCATCCAGCGCAAGTCTGCTCACTTCCATACCCGTTTTATGTATGGGGATCTTCTCACCGGTTGCCGCCAAGTTGGCCAATCGCTTCTCGCTTGAATATGTGATCGGCTGGTCCTTAGCTGTCATTGGCATTGGTACCATCATTCGCCTGTTCACTCATACTTCCTTCTTCCTTCTATTAACTGCATTCCTGGCAGGTATCGGTATTGCAGCTGCAAGCCCCCTGCTTTCCGGGTTTATCAAAAAGTACTTTCCTAATAGTAGCGCGTTTATGATCAGCATTTATACTGCTGCCTTAGCTGTTGGTGCTGGCATGGCTTCCGGGGGTGCAGCACCGATTCAGCACATAGTTGATTCCTGGCAAGTCTCTTTGGCTGCCTGGTCATTATTAGCTCTGGTAGCAATCATAATATGGGTCCTCGTCGTATTGCCTCAAAAAAAGAAGGATAGGGCAATCCAAACATTCGGCGGCGCAGAGAAACTGCCTTGGAACCAGTGGAATGCCTGGCTGCTTACCTTTTCCTTCGGTGGTATGTCGTTTATTTTCTATTCGTTGACTGCTTGGCTCCCCCCTATTGTAGAAAATATGGGGTACAGCAAAATCTATGCGGCCAACTTGCTCGTCATATTCATGCTTCTGCAAGTACCAGCTAACTTAGCCATACCTTATCTGCTGAAGAAGATTCCAAGCCGTCTCTTCTGGCTTGTAACGGCCGCCCTATTCGAATTGATCGGCTTTGGGATGATCTCCTTATCCTTCCTGCCTTGGCTGGCAGCTTGTTTCATCGGCCTCGGGGCTGGCGGTTTGTTCGCAATGAATTTGCTGCTTCCGATCGATGTGACAACAACCCATCAGGCAGCAGCCTCCTGGTCTGCCATGGTGCAGTCAGTCGGCTATATCCTCGGATCATTCGGCCCTGTTATTCTAGGGGCTGTCAATGATATGACCGGAAGCTTTTCTTATTCCATCTTTGTATTGATAGCTGTGAATCTTTTGATGATCGTGATGCAGGTTCTCTCCGTCAAACGGAACTTCAAGCAAGAAAAAGTTGCCTCCAGACCAAAAATTGGATGA
- a CDS encoding sugar ABC transporter permease, which yields MRNRSRLIRLTLSYGVLIVMSIMILYPLAWTIGASFNPGNSLISTSIIPKNPTLAHYKELFEGSESLPYVQWYLNSVKISFFTMLGAIISVSFTGYAFSRFRFRGRKNTLTVFLLLQMIPQFSALIALFVLAQMLDMVNSHWLLILLYIGGLIPMNTYLMKGYMDSIPMELDESARIDGASFTRTFWQIIMPLSKPMLAVVAMNGFTVPLGDFVLSSVILRTTEAYTLPIGLFNLVNEVMGASYTTFAAGAILISIPIAIVFLLLQRNFVSGLTTGGTKG from the coding sequence ATGCGGAATCGATCACGTTTGATTCGCCTTACACTTTCCTATGGTGTGCTGATTGTTATGTCGATAATGATTCTATATCCGCTCGCGTGGACAATTGGCGCAAGCTTCAACCCTGGAAACAGCTTGATCAGTACATCCATCATTCCGAAAAATCCGACGCTGGCACATTATAAAGAACTGTTCGAAGGCTCTGAATCCCTGCCGTATGTGCAGTGGTATTTGAATTCGGTTAAGATCAGCTTCTTCACGATGCTTGGTGCTATCATCAGTGTTTCGTTCACAGGCTATGCTTTTTCACGATTCCGTTTCAGAGGCAGGAAGAATACATTGACTGTCTTTCTGCTGCTGCAAATGATTCCGCAATTTTCAGCACTAATCGCCCTTTTTGTCCTGGCGCAGATGCTGGATATGGTCAACAGTCATTGGCTGCTGATCCTGCTGTACATCGGGGGGCTGATTCCGATGAATACGTATTTAATGAAGGGCTATATGGATTCCATTCCGATGGAGCTGGATGAAAGTGCGCGGATAGATGGCGCAAGCTTCACCCGGACATTTTGGCAAATCATCATGCCATTATCGAAGCCGATGCTGGCGGTTGTCGCCATGAATGGGTTCACGGTGCCATTAGGCGATTTTGTTTTGTCCTCTGTCATTTTGCGTACGACGGAAGCTTATACACTTCCAATTGGTCTGTTTAACTTAGTGAATGAGGTTATGGGAGCGAGTTATACGACGTTTGCAGCTGGAGCCATACTGATCAGTATTCCAATCGCCATCGTCTTCCTGCTGCTGCAGCGGAACTTTGTTTCGGGTCTGACGACAGGCGGAACGAAAGGATAA
- a CDS encoding beta-galactosidase — protein sequence MNQSKRELKAPFLLHGGDYNPDQWLKYPDVLKEDIELMQLAHTNTFSVGIFAWSALEPEEGVYNFEWLDKIFDDIHSFGGKVILATPSGARPAWMSQKYPDVLRVNAARVKQLHGGRHNHCFTSPTYLEKTEKINRKLAERYGKHPALLLWHISNEYSGDCHCERCQSAFREWLKEKYDGNLESLNDAWWGPFWSHTFTDWEQVESPSPNGEDGVHGLRLDWRRFSTDQTVRFMENEMVPIREITPDVPVTTNFMADTPDLIPFRGLDYNRFAEKIDVISWDAYPTWHNDWETTAELAMKVGFIDDLYRTLKDQPFLLMENTPSAVNWHPVNKAKRPGMHILASMQMLAHGSDSILYFQWRKSRGSTEKFHGAVVDHDRSQDNRVFREVAELGEKMEKLASLKGTHRAAEVALLYDWENDWALEDAQGYGLDSKQYIRTMHAHYRPFWKRDIPVDVIMKNHDFSKYKLLVVPMLYMMDDQTAEKLEAFVKNGGKLVMTYISGVVNEHDLVHKGAWQEKLSDVFGLRPTETDTLYPRDRNQVLYRGKYYELKDYATVLELINANELAVYEEDFYAGTPAVTEHAYGEGIAYYIGARLEDAFQDDFYSEILKTEQIHAPVGITKQEGVSIQVRYNADFLFIFVMNFSEETSNIQLDQVYEDVLEEGDVEGEIQLDSYEVKVLRLSK from the coding sequence ATGAATCAATCGAAGCGCGAGTTAAAAGCACCTTTTTTGCTGCATGGAGGAGACTACAACCCCGATCAGTGGCTGAAGTACCCCGATGTTCTGAAAGAAGACATTGAATTGATGCAATTGGCACATACGAACACTTTCTCGGTTGGCATTTTCGCTTGGAGTGCATTAGAGCCTGAAGAGGGTGTGTACAATTTTGAATGGCTGGATAAGATTTTCGATGACATACATTCCTTTGGCGGAAAAGTGATTTTAGCTACTCCAAGCGGTGCTCGACCTGCATGGATGTCTCAAAAATATCCGGATGTACTGCGAGTGAATGCAGCAAGAGTAAAACAGCTGCATGGAGGCAGGCATAACCATTGCTTCACTTCCCCGACATATTTGGAGAAAACAGAGAAGATAAACCGAAAGCTGGCAGAGCGGTATGGAAAGCATCCGGCGTTACTGCTATGGCATATTTCCAATGAGTACAGCGGTGATTGCCATTGCGAACGTTGCCAGAGTGCTTTTCGTGAATGGCTGAAAGAGAAATACGACGGAAATCTAGAAAGCTTGAACGATGCATGGTGGGGACCGTTTTGGAGTCATACGTTTACTGATTGGGAACAGGTAGAATCACCTTCACCGAATGGAGAAGATGGCGTGCATGGACTGCGCCTGGATTGGCGGCGATTCTCAACTGATCAAACTGTCCGTTTCATGGAGAATGAGATGGTTCCGATACGTGAGATTACTCCGGACGTTCCTGTTACGACTAATTTTATGGCAGACACACCTGATTTAATCCCATTCCGCGGACTGGATTACAACCGTTTCGCAGAAAAGATTGATGTAATTAGCTGGGATGCGTATCCGACTTGGCATAATGACTGGGAAACAACTGCAGAGCTAGCGATGAAGGTTGGATTCATTGATGACTTGTACCGGACACTAAAGGATCAGCCATTTTTACTGATGGAAAATACACCAAGTGCCGTCAACTGGCATCCTGTTAACAAAGCGAAGCGGCCAGGCATGCATATCCTTGCTTCGATGCAGATGCTTGCTCATGGATCGGATAGTATCCTTTATTTCCAATGGCGCAAATCACGTGGTTCAACAGAGAAATTTCATGGAGCGGTCGTCGATCATGATCGTTCGCAGGATAATCGTGTATTCCGGGAAGTGGCAGAGCTAGGTGAGAAAATGGAAAAACTAGCCAGCCTTAAAGGGACGCATCGTGCTGCGGAAGTAGCGCTCTTGTATGATTGGGAAAATGACTGGGCGTTAGAAGATGCACAAGGATATGGATTGGATTCCAAGCAATATATTAGGACGATGCATGCACACTACCGGCCATTTTGGAAACGGGATATTCCAGTGGACGTTATTATGAAAAATCACGATTTCTCCAAGTATAAGCTTTTAGTCGTCCCGATGCTGTATATGATGGATGACCAGACCGCAGAAAAACTCGAAGCATTTGTGAAAAATGGCGGTAAACTGGTCATGACGTATATCAGCGGTGTGGTGAATGAGCACGACCTGGTGCATAAAGGAGCATGGCAGGAGAAGCTTTCGGATGTATTCGGATTACGGCCAACCGAAACGGATACACTGTATCCGCGAGATCGCAATCAAGTCCTTTATAGAGGCAAGTATTATGAATTGAAAGATTATGCGACTGTTCTCGAACTCATTAACGCGAATGAGCTAGCCGTATATGAAGAAGATTTCTATGCAGGAACACCGGCTGTCACGGAGCATGCTTATGGAGAGGGCATTGCCTATTATATTGGTGCTAGATTAGAGGATGCATTCCAGGACGACTTTTATTCGGAAATATTGAAAACAGAGCAGATTCACGCACCAGTTGGTATTACGAAGCAAGAAGGAGTATCCATTCAAGTACGCTATAATGCTGATTTCTTGTTTATCTTTGTCATGAATTTCAGTGAAGAGACAAGTAACATACAACTGGATCAAGTGTATGAGGATGTACTGGAGGAAGGGGATGTAGAAGGAGAGATTCAGCTGGATTCCTATGAGGTGAAAGTGCTTCGTCTGAGCAAGTGA
- a CDS encoding FadR/GntR family transcriptional regulator: MERDPLQMNVEHVNRKTLSKQVVERILHLLSSGQLKPGDKLPTEAEFITILGVSRTVLREALSALETLGIITRKTREGTYFNLKVGSAPFSDMLNLASDNIQAIIEARIVLELGLITIATEKITDEQLEELYETIVEIEESQDNNYGQADKRFHRIIALSANNLILDGMIHSLLLYHAKINNHIIVREKEKTVAHHKRIYEALKERDAYKAHTAMYEHLRFVQKKILEGQQEKKGE, translated from the coding sequence ATGGAGAGAGACCCATTGCAAATGAACGTGGAGCACGTCAACAGAAAAACATTATCCAAACAAGTCGTGGAACGGATTTTGCATCTGCTATCGAGCGGCCAGCTGAAGCCGGGGGACAAACTGCCCACCGAAGCGGAATTTATCACGATCCTCGGCGTGAGCCGTACTGTTTTGCGCGAAGCCTTGAGTGCATTGGAGACCCTCGGCATCATTACACGCAAAACACGGGAAGGCACTTATTTCAATCTGAAGGTTGGCTCGGCGCCTTTTTCGGATATGCTTAATTTAGCAAGTGATAATATCCAAGCGATCATCGAGGCAAGGATCGTATTGGAACTCGGACTGATTACTATCGCAACGGAGAAGATTACCGACGAACAGCTGGAAGAACTTTATGAAACGATCGTGGAAATCGAGGAATCACAGGACAATAACTATGGACAGGCAGATAAACGATTTCATCGGATCATTGCCTTAAGTGCGAATAACCTAATTCTCGATGGTATGATTCACTCGCTTCTCTTATATCATGCAAAAATCAATAACCATATCATTGTAAGGGAAAAAGAAAAGACAGTAGCACATCACAAGCGTATATATGAAGCATTGAAGGAAAGAGATGCATACAAAGCGCATACAGCAATGTATGAGCATCTGCGCTTTGTGCAGAAGAAGATTCTCGAAGGACAGCAGGAGAAAAAAGGTGAATAG
- the kdgD gene encoding 5-dehydro-4-deoxyglucarate dehydratase encodes MGQSTGIAKGILGFPVAPFTEAGKLDEQALFENVHFLVEEGLDAIYIACGSGEFQSLDRKEYEAMLDTAMEAVAGKVPIYTGVGGNLRTAVELAAISEEKGADGFLLLPPYLIQGEQEGLYQYAKEIFESAPDLDAIIYQRDNAVYSVETVRRLAAFPQLKGFKDGIGNMDLNICLTQEFKGRLDFLNGMPMAEVTMPAYVPLGITTYSSAISNYIPHISRMYYEALLAGDQDTLDALYADVILPINSIRKQRKGYAVSLIKAGMEIIGLQTRGYVRPPVVPVTKEHYNEMEQILSKALDKYPRKEKISEIKES; translated from the coding sequence ATGGGACAATCAACAGGAATAGCCAAAGGTATTCTAGGGTTTCCGGTGGCACCATTTACCGAAGCTGGAAAGCTTGATGAACAAGCACTATTTGAAAATGTCCACTTTCTGGTAGAAGAAGGTCTGGATGCTATTTATATCGCTTGTGGATCCGGTGAATTCCAATCTTTGGATAGGAAAGAGTATGAAGCGATGCTGGATACAGCGATGGAAGCAGTTGCTGGCAAGGTTCCGATTTACACGGGAGTCGGCGGTAATCTCCGTACTGCTGTTGAACTTGCTGCGATATCAGAGGAAAAAGGTGCTGACGGATTTTTGCTGCTTCCGCCTTATCTAATTCAAGGGGAGCAGGAAGGACTTTATCAGTATGCAAAAGAAATATTCGAGAGTGCACCAGACTTGGATGCGATTATCTATCAAAGGGATAATGCTGTCTACTCTGTCGAGACGGTTAGACGGCTGGCGGCTTTTCCCCAACTGAAGGGGTTTAAGGATGGCATCGGGAATATGGATTTGAATATTTGTCTGACGCAGGAATTTAAGGGGAGACTTGATTTCCTGAACGGTATGCCGATGGCGGAGGTCACAATGCCTGCTTATGTCCCGCTCGGGATAACAACTTATTCCTCGGCTATTTCAAATTATATCCCGCATATTTCCCGAATGTATTATGAGGCGCTGCTAGCAGGCGACCAGGATACGCTGGATGCATTATATGCAGATGTCATCCTGCCAATCAACAGTATAAGGAAACAACGCAAAGGCTACGCCGTTTCCTTGATCAAAGCAGGGATGGAGATCATCGGCTTGCAGACAAGAGGGTATGTACGTCCTCCGGTTGTACCAGTAACAAAAGAGCACTATAACGAAATGGAACAGATACTTTCGAAGGCACTGGACAAATATCCGCGCAAAGAGAAAATCTCAGAGATAAAGGAGAGCTAA
- a CDS encoding MFS transporter: MKKSKVRWFIVMMLFLVTSVNYADRATISIAGDALQSDLGLNAVSMGYVFSAFGWAYVVGQIPGGILLDKFGSKLVIGMSILFWSIFTLLQGAIGFFAAGTAIIVLFALRFLVGFAEAPSFPGNSRVVAAWFPSNERGTASAIFNSAQYFALVIFSPLMGWLTYRFGWESVFYVMGAIGIALAFVWLKVIRNPREHPRANQAEIDYIEAGGGVVDMDQKKENTGEKQSQWPFIKQLLKKRMLIGIYIAQYCITTLTYFFLTWFPVYLVQGRGMSILEAGFIASLPAICGFLGGILGGMFSDFLLRKNLSLTIARKTPIIIGMLLSCTMIICNYVDAEWLVVVIMSLAFFGKGFGALGWAVVSDTSPKQTAGVSGGLFNTFGNIASITTPIIIGYIVNATGSFNGALIFVGANALVAILSYLFIVGKIERVELEAPTK; encoded by the coding sequence ATGAAGAAATCGAAGGTCCGTTGGTTTATCGTCATGATGTTGTTTTTAGTCACATCCGTCAACTATGCTGACCGAGCAACGATCAGTATAGCGGGAGATGCATTGCAGTCAGACCTCGGATTGAATGCTGTCAGTATGGGTTATGTGTTTTCTGCATTCGGCTGGGCTTATGTAGTCGGGCAAATACCAGGCGGGATATTGCTGGATAAATTCGGTTCCAAGCTTGTTATCGGAATGAGCATTTTGTTCTGGTCAATTTTCACTTTGCTACAAGGAGCAATCGGCTTTTTTGCCGCAGGAACAGCCATTATCGTCTTGTTTGCTCTTCGTTTCCTTGTCGGTTTTGCTGAAGCGCCGTCATTTCCGGGAAACAGCCGAGTTGTCGCAGCTTGGTTCCCGAGTAATGAACGGGGAACAGCATCAGCTATCTTCAATTCAGCTCAGTATTTCGCACTTGTCATCTTTTCACCGCTGATGGGATGGCTGACTTACAGATTCGGCTGGGAGTCTGTCTTCTATGTAATGGGAGCAATCGGTATCGCTTTGGCATTTGTATGGCTGAAAGTGATCCGTAATCCGCGTGAGCATCCAAGGGCAAACCAAGCGGAAATCGATTATATCGAAGCTGGCGGCGGAGTCGTGGATATGGATCAGAAGAAGGAAAACACGGGGGAGAAACAATCTCAGTGGCCTTTCATTAAACAGCTGTTGAAAAAGCGGATGCTGATTGGTATTTATATCGCGCAGTATTGTATTACAACACTGACCTACTTCTTCCTGACTTGGTTCCCGGTTTATTTGGTTCAAGGGCGCGGCATGTCTATTCTAGAGGCGGGATTCATTGCTTCTCTGCCAGCTATTTGCGGTTTCCTCGGGGGAATCCTTGGCGGGATGTTCTCCGACTTCCTGCTCCGGAAAAATCTTTCTTTGACGATTGCGCGTAAGACTCCGATTATCATCGGAATGCTGCTTTCCTGCACTATGATCATTTGTAACTATGTCGATGCAGAATGGCTTGTGGTAGTTATCATGTCACTCGCTTTCTTCGGGAAAGGCTTTGGTGCTTTAGGCTGGGCAGTCGTTTCGGATACATCTCCGAAGCAGACAGCTGGTGTCAGCGGAGGGCTTTTCAATACATTCGGAAACATTGCTTCCATCACAACCCCGATCATCATTGGTTACATCGTCAATGCAACAGGTTCCTTTAATGGTGCACTTATATTCGTAGGAGCCAATGCACTTGTTGCCATCCTAAGCTATCTATTCATCGTTGGAAAAATCGAACGCGTAGAATTGGAAGCACCAACAAAATAA